A part of Rhodamnia argentea isolate NSW1041297 chromosome 8, ASM2092103v1, whole genome shotgun sequence genomic DNA contains:
- the LOC115736815 gene encoding probable glycosyltransferase At5g20260, whose translation MLVNAPRRLSLVLSDLTKRQPPGTSSDSFSINFQLRSQRKLLNLSPPPPAKMLVADPSFLLLLLFSLLTPPSVHSTPPPPSPPYLSPAIFAADYDDMVGNFRIFVYDARRTYKFKSEAESLFLASLLGSPFVTEKPSEAHLFFVPFDGDLSERSVARVVRDLRADLPYWNRTLGADHFYASCDGIGSGSDRNLVELKKNSVQMSCFPASDGGFVPHKDLALPPAGIIPAGEGEPRASPSNGPAEHLAYARLGAIKDPGLAHGLTGDPDFLIEPEPSDRETVARRLATSEFCLFDYGGDVSGIGDAMRFGCVPVVITDRPIQDLPLIDVLRWQEMAVFVGSGGGAEGVKRTLRGLTRERVERMRGSCVAASRHLAWNQSPQPLDAFHMVVYQLWLRRHTIRYAQREWT comes from the coding sequence ATGCTTGTGAATGCTCCCCGCCGGCTATCGCTAGTTTTGTCCGACCTCACAAAACGCCAGCCGCCAGGGACCTCCTCTGATTCTTTCTCCATCAACTTCCAGCTCCGATCCCAACGCAAATTGCTCAACCTCTCTCCTCCGCCTCCCGCGAAAATGCTCGTCGCCGAcccctctttcctcctcctcctcctcttctctctcctcactccaCCGTCCGTACActccactcctcctcctccttctccgcCGTATCTATCGCCCGCCATTTTCGCCGCCGACTACGACGACATGGTCGGGAACTTCAGGATCTTCGTCTACGACGCCCGCAGGACCTACAAGTTCAAATCCGAAGCCGAATCGCTCTTCCTCGCTTCCCTCCTCGGCAGCCCCTTCGTCACCGAGAAACCTAGCGAGGCCCACCTCTTCTTCGTCCCCTTCGACGGCGACCTCTCCGAGCGCTCCGTAGCGCGCGTCGTCCGGGACCTCCGTGCGGACCTCCCCTACTGGAACCGCACCCTGGGGGCCGACCACTTCTACGCCTCCTGCGACGGGATCGGGTCCGGGTCGGACCGGAACCTCGTCGAGCTGAAGAAGAACTCCGTCCAGATGTCGTGCTTCCCAGCGTCGGACGGCGGGTTCGTCCCCCACAAGGACCTGGCCCTGCCTCCGGCGGGCATCATCCCCGccggcgagggcgagcctcgcgCCTCGCCGTCGAACGGGCCGGCTGAGCACCTGGCGTACGCGAGGCTCGGCGCGATCAAGGACCCCGGCCTGGCCCACGGGTTAACCGGAGATCCGGATTTCCTGATCGAGCCCGAGCCGTCGGATCGGGAGACCGTCGCGCGCCGGCTCGCGACGAGCGAGTTCTGCTTGTTTGACTACGGGGGTGACGTGTCGGGGATCGGGGACGCCATGCGGTTCGGGTGCGTGCCGGTGGTGATCACGGACCGTCCCATCCAGGACCTGCCGTTGATCGACGTGCTGAGGTGGCAGGAGATGGCGGTGTTCGTGGGGAGCGGCGGCGGAGCGGAGGGAGTGAAGCGCACGCTGAGGGGGTTGACGAGGGAGCGCGTGGAGCGGATGAGGGGATCGTGTGTGGCCGCGAGCAGGCACTTAGCGTGGAACCAGTCGCCTCAGCCGTTGGATGCGTTCCACATGGTGGTGTATCAGCTTTGGCTCAGAAGGCACACGATCAGATACGCGCAGAGAGAGTGGACTTAA